Genomic segment of Candidatus Desulfatibia profunda:
CCCTGCTGAAAAAACATTGAGCTTTAAGTATGCACTAAATTTCTTAATACTTCAATGCCGTTTTTGCCTCGAAAAGCAAGGAGGTAGCGGTTGCTTTATAAAAACCGGAGTGCGGTTGACAATTGCCGGTAAACCGATCATGCTTTTCCATATCGGCATGGCGCTGCAGCAAACCGACAAGCGCATTGCCCCGGCATCAAAATCCATGGGCAAAACAGCGGATGCTGTTCGCACCGACCTGGAGACCAGCTTGAATCAACTGCAACGGGATTATATCGACCTTTACCAGTGCCATTTCGTGCGCAATGACCAAGAGTATCAGCAGATACTGTCACCGGGCGGCGCCCTTGAAGGTCTGGTGCGGGCCAGAGATGAGGGCCTGATCGGCCATATCGGCATCACCAGCCACAACCTGGACCTGTTGGAGCGGGTTGTCGATGAAGGTTTTTTCGAAACCATTATGGTCTGCTACAGCTTTCTTGAGCCTAAAGCAGAAGAATCTGTCATCCCAGGGGCGCTTGCCAAAAACATCGGCGTTATTGCCATGAAACCCTTTTCCGGCGGCGCCATCGACGACCCGGCACCGGCACTCAAATACGTCTTGGCCCAGGATGGTATCCTGATCATACCCGGCGTTGAATCCAAAGCGCTTTTCGATCAAAACTGGGAAATCTTTAATGGCAGCCACGCGCTGAACGATGCTGAAAGGTCGCAGATCGAAAGTGTCCGAAAACAGTACGAAAACAGTTTTTGCCGGCGCTGCGATTACTGCCAGCCCTGCAGCGAGGCGATTCCCATTCAGCTGATTCTGGGTGTGCGTTCCGCTTTCAAAAGATTTGGCAAAAACTTCCTGCAAGAGGGCTGGCCGCGGGAAGCCATCGCCAAGGCCAGAAACTGCTCGGAGTGCGGGGAGTGTTTGCCTCGCTGCCCGTATCAACTCCCCATCCCGGACCTTATCAAGGAAAACCTTCGGTGGGTCGATGAACAGCTATAACCGTTCTCAAAAAACGTTCCTTTTGAACAAAATGTAACGAATACACCGATTGTTGCATTTCCATAAGGTTTTCCCGTTAGCCCGTTATCCGGTTCGCCGGTTTTATTTGTGCACGGGCTAACTGGCAAACAGGCCAACCGGCTAACCGTTTAAGTGTGTAGAAACGGATTTGTGCGAGCCGATAGTTAGAACAGACCTAGTTCTTCGGCCAGTTTTTTATACGGCTTGGGGAATTCCGGTTCAAAGTTCTGATAGAATGTCACCGGATAGCGGGCACCGATCTTTTTGCCGGCCGCTTTCAAGCCCTGGGCCAGTTCTTCCAGAAGCATTCCCGGGATGGAAAACACCATTTCATCATCCTGGGTCATGGAAAAAATGCGGTCTCCCATCCCCGGCATGGCGATACGGGGCGCCCGGGTTTTATATGGAGCGATCAGGTATTCGCTGCATTCCACCTTGCCGCCGAAGTTGCCCTTGATGCGCCGGCCGGTCTGATAAACCAGCGCCTGGACCAGGCGCATCACCTGGGCGGGGTTGCCGTAAAAGGCGATGGTATCCGGATCGAACAAGCCCTTTTGCAACGGCGCCAAAACAACGGCTTCATATTCATTATTCTCCAGGCGAACCATGGCTTCGATCTCGGCGGCACCTTTTTGCTCGTTTTGGGCAAAGTCAACCTCGCAAAACAGCTTTCCAAGGGTTTCAGCCGGGTCGGCAGCACCGCTGAAGCCAAAAACGATCATGGCCGGCACACAAATCAGGTCTTCGCGCGCGAGCCCTACGGTCCAGCCATAGTTGCGGGCCATGGTAACACCCTGACAGATGGTAACGCGCTTGCCCAGCACAGCAGACGGCTGTCGGGTTTTTTCCGGAAAATCGGTCTTGTTTTTTAAAAATTTGACGGCCACGGGAAGGGTTTTGAGCCGCAAATCGTTGCGAATGGTTTCGGCTGTTTCCTGATAGTTTTGATGGGTCATGATCCACCTCCTTGGTCGGTTAACAATTTCCCAGGCTGAGCGTTTTAAATTTTAGAAATGCTTAAATTTAAAACGCTCGGCTTGGGAATTTAACTCTTTTGCAACAACATGTTCTTATTTAATTCAGTAGGTATAGTAGGTTTCCCGTTTTAGCCGTTCTATGGTTTCGCGATCCGGCCGGAACAAAACCAGGGGTTCCGGCGGCGAAGGTAAACGGTGGCTGTCGGCAAAGGGCGTCGCTTTGATCTTCAGATTGTACGCCGTAACCATCAGGGTTTCAAGACTGACCGCGTCCTGAATGTTATAAGCCAGCAACGTGTCCAGGGCTTTTATGTTGTTGTTTCTCTGATAATCGTGCCATAGCCTAACGGCGAAAAATCCATCAACGCCTTTGAGTTCTCCCCGGTCTAATCCCAGCAGGGTCTCGCAGCGCTTCAGGCCGCCTTTATATCCCAGGCTTGCCAGAATGTACCGCAAATCGATATGAGCCTGATCAAGACGCAAACCAAGGTCGCTCTCAACAAAAGGGATATCAAAGCATTTGCCGTTATAGCTGACGATCACATCGTATTTTTGGACATCGGTCTTAAAATTTTCAAGATTCTGGCCGCTGACATACCAGTATACGGTTTTGCCGTCATACAGCACAATGGTGGTGATGCGGTCGTAACCGGCAGCCGTGCCGGTGGTCTCAATGTCCAAATATGCAATCGAATCTCTGAACTCGGGCAACAGCCGCCAGTGAAGCTTCGGCGGCAGGCGGCGGGTGAAAAAGCCGGGATTGCGGTTTTCGAGCTGTTTTTTGGATTCCTCCAAAAAGCTTTCAAGGTCATCCAGTTGCCGCCAGGAAAAACCGCGCGGATAGGGCGCCTTAAATTCATCCCATTCCATGATTCCCGAATTCCATATTCGCTGTTCAGTCTTAAAACCGATCCCCGGCACTTGGCGGAAGGTGTTTTTTAGCATGACGCCCTTCAGGAACCATTTTCCAGGATATTTTTCAGCCTGTTCAGATCGTTTTGCAGTTGCTGTTTGACCTTGCGGACAACGAATGCCTTAACCATTCTAAAAAATCCGAGGTCTATGGCACCGGTGGTTGTGAGCTTGGTTCCGCAATCAACCGGTTCGAAGATAAGGCTGGTTTCGCCGGTAACCGTTCCGGATGTTATTTTATAGGAGCATCGGCGGTCCGGCTCATGTTCCGTTATAAACCAATCGGTTTCGATGCTTTGACCCAGAAATTTGTTCACACGGCGGTAGGTCGAGCTCGGTCCAAAAGGTCCTTGGGAGGTTTGTCTGGATTCCAGAATATCGGTTTGCCATTTGGAGTGGTTGTCAAAATTGGCCGCAAACGCAAAAACCCTTGCAACCGGTTGTTTGATTACAACGCTGGCTTCGAATTTTGTCATCTTCAACTTTTTTAAGTCGCGCTATGATTGTATCTGGTTATCGTCAAAGAAAAAATTTGTAATAATATATTTCCGCTTTCGGTTTTTTGAAGACCCTGCAGTAAGCTGCGGGGAATCTTCGACTGTAAGGAATTCCATCATTTTTTTGATTCGCTCGCTAACCCCGCAGCAAGCTGCGGGGTTAGCGCTCGCTGTGCAGTTCAACAACCGGGACAAATCGATTTTAAATATTCATGCTGATCCGGATTCTTGCTAATTACCGTCTTTTATTGTTTTTATCAGTAAGCATTAAAAAAGTTTCAGTTGCCGCGATCCCTGCCTTGATGATCTTTTGGGAGTTGACGCTTCATGCGAGCGCAAGCGTTCTTCGATTTCTCCGACAAACGGAGAAAGCGTCCGTTTTTCTGTTTTACCGTAAATTCGTCGTTTTTGGGCACAGGTCAAATAGAGCTGCTCCTTTGCGCGGGTCATGGCAACATAAAAGAGCCGTCTTTCCTCGTCGATATCGGCCTTTTCCGTTGCGGATCGCTGAAACGGCAGAAAACCCTCTTCGCAACCGGC
This window contains:
- a CDS encoding aldo/keto reductase encodes the protein MTIAGKPIMLFHIGMALQQTDKRIAPASKSMGKTADAVRTDLETSLNQLQRDYIDLYQCHFVRNDQEYQQILSPGGALEGLVRARDEGLIGHIGITSHNLDLLERVVDEGFFETIMVCYSFLEPKAEESVIPGALAKNIGVIAMKPFSGGAIDDPAPALKYVLAQDGILIIPGVESKALFDQNWEIFNGSHALNDAERSQIESVRKQYENSFCRRCDYCQPCSEAIPIQLILGVRSAFKRFGKNFLQEGWPREAIAKARNCSECGECLPRCPYQLPIPDLIKENLRWVDEQL
- a CDS encoding DUF169 domain-containing protein, encoding MTHQNYQETAETIRNDLRLKTLPVAVKFLKNKTDFPEKTRQPSAVLGKRVTICQGVTMARNYGWTVGLAREDLICVPAMIVFGFSGAADPAETLGKLFCEVDFAQNEQKGAAEIEAMVRLENNEYEAVVLAPLQKGLFDPDTIAFYGNPAQVMRLVQALVYQTGRRIKGNFGGKVECSEYLIAPYKTRAPRIAMPGMGDRIFSMTQDDEMVFSIPGMLLEELAQGLKAAGKKIGARYPVTFYQNFEPEFPKPYKKLAEELGLF
- a CDS encoding ribonuclease H-like domain-containing protein, whose protein sequence is MLKNTFRQVPGIGFKTEQRIWNSGIMEWDEFKAPYPRGFSWRQLDDLESFLEESKKQLENRNPGFFTRRLPPKLHWRLLPEFRDSIAYLDIETTGTAAGYDRITTIVLYDGKTVYWYVSGQNLENFKTDVQKYDVIVSYNGKCFDIPFVESDLGLRLDQAHIDLRYILASLGYKGGLKRCETLLGLDRGELKGVDGFFAVRLWHDYQRNNNIKALDTLLAYNIQDAVSLETLMVTAYNLKIKATPFADSHRLPSPPEPLVLFRPDRETIERLKRETYYTY
- a CDS encoding SRPBCC family protein — protein: MTKFEASVVIKQPVARVFAFAANFDNHSKWQTDILESRQTSQGPFGPSSTYRRVNKFLGQSIETDWFITEHEPDRRCSYKITSGTVTGETSLIFEPVDCGTKLTTTGAIDLGFFRMVKAFVVRKVKQQLQNDLNRLKNILENGS